Proteins found in one Zea mays cultivar B73 chromosome 1, Zm-B73-REFERENCE-NAM-5.0, whole genome shotgun sequence genomic segment:
- the LOC100284735 gene encoding glycoside hydrolase, family 28 precursor, whose protein sequence is MAPGRSLRPAGTAAVLWAASLLLLATSCARAGGAYAGPGCRKHVARVTEYGAVGDGRTLNTAAFARAVADLARRAPDGGAALVVPPGKWLTGPFNLTSCFTLYLDEGAEILASQDMKHWPLIAPLPSYGRGRDEPGPRYSNFIGGSNLTDVIITGKNGTINGQGQVWWDKFHAKELKFTRGHLLELLYSDNIIISNVTFVDAPYWNLHPTYCTNVTISGVTILAPVNSPNTDGIDPDSSSRVKIEDCYIVSGDDCVAVKSGWDEYGIRFNMPSQHIVIRRLTCVSPTSAMIALGSEMSGGIRDVRAEDSVAINTESAVRVKSGAGRGGFVRDIFVRGLSLHTMKWVFWMTGNYGQHPDNTSDPNAMPEVTGINYSDVFAENVTMAGRMEGIPKDPYTGICISNVTARLAPDAKELQWNCTNVKGVTSHVSPKPCPELAAEGKPCAFPEEELVIGPPELPKCSY, encoded by the exons ATGGCACCGGGAAGATCTCTTCGCCCT GCGGGGACGGCGGCGGTTCTGTGGGCGGCGTCGCTGCTGCTGCTGGCGACGTCGTGCGCGCGCGCAGGTGGCGCGTACGCGGGGCCGGGGTGCCGGAAGCACGTGGCGAGGGTCACGGAGTACGGCGCGGTCGGGGACGGGAGGACGCTCAACACGGCGGCGTTCGCCAGGGCTGTGGCGGACCTGGCGCGGCGCGCGCCCGACGGCGGCGCTGCGCTGGTGGTGCCGCCGGGGAAGTGGCTCACGGGGCCCTTCAACCTCACCAGCTGCttcacgctctacctcgacgagGGCGCCGAGATCCTCGCGTCCCAG GACATGAAGCATTGGCCCCTCATAGCTCCCCTGCCGTCCTACGGGAGAGGAAGGGACGAGCCTGGCCCAAGGTACAGCAATTTCATCGGAGGATCCAATCTCACTGACGTCATCATCACGG GCAAAAATGGAACGATCAACGGGCAGGGGCAGGTCTGGTGGGACAAGTTCCACGCCAAGGAGCTCAAGTTCACCCGCGGCCACCTCCTCGAGCTCCTCTACTCTGACAACATCATCATCTCCAATGTCACCTTCGTCGACGCGCCGTACTGGAACCTCCACCCTACCTATTGCAC CAATGTGACCATCAGTGGCGTCACCATTCTCGCGCCGGTGAATTCGCCTAATACCGATGGAATTGACCCGG ATTCTTCCTCGCGTGTCAAGATCGAGGACTGCTACATCGTCTCCGGCGACGACTGCGTGGCCGTGAAGAGCGGGTGGGACGAGTACGGCATCAGGTTCAACATGCCGAGCCAGCACATCGTCATCCGGAGGCTGACCTGCGTCTCCCCCACGAGCGCCATGATCGCGCTGGGCAGCGAGATGTCCGGCGGCATCCGCGACGTGCGCGCCGAGGACAGCGTGGCCATCAACACGGAGTCGGCCGTCAGGGTCAAGTCCGGCGCCGGGAGGGGCGGCTTCGTCAGGGACATCTTCGTGCGCGGCCTCAGCCTCCACACCATGAAGTGGGTGTTCTGGATGACCGGCAACTACGGGCAGCACCCCGACAACACGTCCGACCCCAACGCCATGCCCGAGGTCACCGGCATCAACTACAGCGACGTGTTCGCCGAGAACGTGACCATGGCCGGCAGGATGGAGGGCATCCCTAAGGACCCCTACACCGGGATCTGCATATCCAACGTGACCGCCCGCCTCGCGCCGGACGCCAAGGAGCTGCAGTGGAACTGCACCAACGTCAAGGGGGTCACCTCCCACGTCTCGCCCAAGCCGTGCCCGGAGCTCGCCGCGGAGGGCAAGCCGTGCGCCTTCCCGGAGGAAGAGCTCGTCATCGGCCCACCCGAGCTGCCGAAGTGTAGCTATTGA